A genome region from Bemisia tabaci chromosome 3, PGI_BMITA_v3 includes the following:
- the LOC109035044 gene encoding UPF0193 protein EVG1 — MDGNTLNGQTQGGTVFDFRRAKYSEETHKLLRELLRESRLSLLNKRKVQESIQKGEPLPFLRRPASADERISSKDVMMRPKYVRRRPKELIVKSGAYEMDTFVPSNYKYNNEIEKERLQSMMTYGEIVSQKQIDLRKRQPKPREDKDPLAGETDDERFLELLGGIMDRLDFLQEMEQFGRAKLYRFEIGQEIAARFRLMKLIDPERCAGLDKYQILKKMTDSSSSSGFSS, encoded by the exons ATGGACGGAAATACCCTGAATGGACAAACGCAAGGCGGGACGGTATTTGATTTCCGAAGGGCGAAGTACAGCGAGGAGACGCATAAACTCCTGAGAG AGCTACTGAGGGAAAGTAGATTGTCATTGCTGAATAAGAGGAAAGTTCAAGAGAGCATCCAGAAGGGAGAACCCTTACCATTTCTCCGAAGACCTGCCTCTGCGGATGAAAGGATCAGTAGTAAGGATGTCATGATGAGGCCGAAATATGTTCGGCGACGCCCGAAGGAACTCATCGTAAAGTCCGGCGCATATGAAATGGACACTTTTGTTCCATCAAACTACAAAT AtaacaatgaaattgaaaaagagaggcTTCAAAGTATGATGACTTACGGTGAAATCGTTTCTCAAAAACAGATTGATCTCAGAAAACGACAGCCAAAACCTCGCGAGGATAAAGATCCACTCGCAGGAGAGACGGATGATGAAAGATTTTTGGAGC TGCTCGGTGGAATAATGGACAGGCTcgattttcttcaagaaatggAGCAATTTGGAAGGGCAAAACTGTATAGATTTGAAATAGGTCAAGAAATCGCTGCCCGCTTTCGTCTCATGAAACTAATCGACCCTGAAAGATGCGCTGGTCTGGACAAGtatcaaatattgaaaaaaatgactgaTTCAAGTTCATCCTCCGGGTTTTCCAGTTAA
- the Mcad gene encoding medium-chain specific acyl-CoA dehydrogenase, mitochondrial, whose product MSLKQILDKAARAGITTGLRRLSISAEAEAAESHHGLGGVTFELNEMQKEMQELARKFTREEIIPVAAEHDKTGKFPWEIVKKAHEVGLINGHIPAHCGGMNLGTFDGCLVAEELSYGCTGIGTALEATGLGQMPVILAGNKEQQKKYLGRLIDEPLLAAYCVTEPGAGSDVSGVKTKAEKKGDEYVINGQKMWITNGGVANWYFVLARTNLDPKCPPGKAFTGFIVDRDTPGLTPGRKEINMGQRASDTRGITFEDVRVPKENVLIGEGAGFKIAMGAFDKTRPPVASGATGLAQRCLDEASKYALERKTFGVPIAMHQAVAFILADMAIGIEAARLTWMKSATEADLGKRNSYYASIAKAFAADVANKCATDAVQIFGGNGFNSEYPVEKLMRDAKIYQIYEGTAQIQRLIVSREVIERAKKL is encoded by the exons ATGTCTCTGAAACAG atcTTGGACAAAGCTGCCCGAGCTGGAATCACTACTGGTCTTCGTAGACTCTCAATTTCAGCGGAAGCAGAAGCAGCTGAATCTCATCATGGATTGGGCGGTGTCACTTTTG AATTGAATGAAATGCAAAAGGAGATGCAAGAACTTGCAAGGAAGTTCACACGGGAAGAAATCATTCCGGTAGCCGCCGAGCATGATAAAACTGGAAAATTCCCTTGGGAAATCGTGAAGAAAGCTCATGAAGTGGGTTTAATCAACGGCCACATTCCAGCACATTGCG GTGGTATGAATTTGggaacttttgatggatgccttgTAGCAGAAGAACTGTCTTATGGGTGCACAGGAATCGGTACGGCGCTCGAAGCAACTGGTCTTGGA CAAATGCCTGTCATCCTTGCCGGAAACAAAGAACAACAGAAGAAGTACCTGGGAAGATTGATTGATGAGCCTTTATTAGCG GCTTATTGCGTCACCGAGCCTGGTGCTGGATCTGATGTTAGTGGTGTGAAaacaaaagcagaaaaaaaaggagatgaatATGTAATTAATGGTCAAAAAATGTGGATCACAAATGGAGGAGTCGCCAACTG GTATTTCGTTCTTGCTCGCACAAACCTGGATCCCAAATGTCCTCCTGGCAAGGCTTTCACAGGATTTATAGTCGATAGAGACACACCTGGATTAACCCCAGGTCGTAAG GAAATCAACATGGGCCAAAGAGCTTCTGACACCAGAGGTATTACATTTGAAGATGTCAGAGTGCCAAAAGAAAATGTTCTCATCGGTGAAGGTGctggtttcaaaattgccatGGGAGCCTTTGACAAAACAAGACCTCCA GTTGCATCAGGTGCCACAGGACTAGCTCAGAGATGCTTGGATGAAGCCTCAAAATATGCCCTAGAAAGGAAGACGTTTGGTGTACCAATTGCAATGCATCAG gctGTAGCCTTTATTCTAGCTGATATGGCTATTGGTATTGAAGCTGCCCGTTTAACATGGATGAAATCTGCTACTGAAGCTGATTTAGGAAAAAGAAATTCATATTATGCCTCCATCGCCAAAGCATTCGCTGCTGATGTTGCAAACAAATGTGCCACCGATGCTGTCCAG atatttggagGCAATGGATTCAACAGTGAATACCCTGTCGAAAAACTGATGCGAGATGCTAAGATTTACCAAATCTACGAAGGAACCGCTCAAATTCAAAGACTGATTGTTTCTCGAGAGGTCATCGAACGAGCCAAAAAACTATAA